From the Paenibacillus sp. FSL H8-0548 genome, one window contains:
- a CDS encoding S-layer homology domain-containing protein, whose translation MYKRRALSFLLALTLFFSTFLMCLPMSSLSAAASSDGIVWAPEIQTVYQPQSGGVWYPRMLKLDAENWLISFDTNEGGGNTRVVVVRTEDGGNSWSDPITAVNEVDGNSANGQMLLLPSGDVWLAYRKVVESGGQVHTSLRVKQSSDAGETWGDLPQGSVIVEESAPNFKGVWEPHLELINGEIVVLYADDGPNAVGATNHQNLYMKQWTESGWGERITISDGVAAGSRDGMPVITRMNDGRYMTIFEASDVPGHPFVIKFKISNDGFNWDGPREHLYTPIEGGKKAGAPFVITLSDGGLVAAFQTDENSSNTGDAYTSMHTMVADSNGENWAHKSHTFQVPSTNSANWNSLMVVDSTHIVAATSSNYPVNSIYIRHGYTAMPPATNLVNNGSFESGNILGWRTYGRDFPERIHLVQNENIERSATDNGDYYISLSGISEPRSAYIGQSISKLDDGTYTLTAQMRSSGGQNTCVMEVKDYGGDIRSIACPTTDDWTTVTLDNIPVSSGTATIGFFVTNSSAEQWVDIDQIQFSIPTELTEDVVAPAWPNDSSVSSSNVSQTGLTLNWTSAEDDVAVTQYKVTWQDRNKEAIVSGDTLSLNVTDLQAATNYTFKIDAADEAGNWSEDGPSITVRTSGSSYTPPAQLEQPQPPVVEEEESEAPEEQQEQPPIVFKDVPAGHWAESAIKQAASLNIIKGHPDNFFKPNSPATRAEFMVMLSNAFKWDNEKAPLAFNDSDQIGTWATDAIAQGIQLGIISGYPDASFRPNQKLTRSEMIVLLARALELTINDIEHTSFADDASIPSWSKGAVEALRELGIINGRENNNFASNETATRAEALVIIMRVLNNK comes from the coding sequence ATGTACAAACGTAGAGCATTAAGTTTTTTGTTAGCGCTTACTTTATTTTTTAGCACTTTTTTGATGTGCTTGCCCATGTCTTCACTAAGCGCAGCAGCATCATCCGATGGTATTGTGTGGGCACCCGAAATACAAACCGTGTATCAACCTCAATCTGGTGGTGTATGGTATCCCCGCATGTTGAAGCTGGATGCCGAGAACTGGCTTATCTCCTTTGATACTAATGAAGGCGGAGGCAATACGCGTGTTGTTGTCGTGCGTACCGAGGATGGAGGGAATAGCTGGTCAGATCCTATTACCGCTGTTAATGAAGTGGATGGTAATTCAGCAAATGGACAAATGCTGTTGCTGCCATCAGGCGATGTCTGGCTAGCTTATCGCAAAGTTGTCGAGAGCGGCGGTCAAGTTCATACATCGTTGCGTGTTAAGCAAAGCAGCGACGCCGGCGAGACATGGGGCGATCTGCCACAAGGCAGTGTAATTGTTGAAGAATCCGCTCCAAACTTCAAAGGAGTGTGGGAGCCTCATCTTGAACTAATTAACGGCGAAATCGTTGTACTGTATGCCGACGACGGCCCGAATGCAGTTGGAGCCACTAACCATCAAAACTTATATATGAAGCAATGGACTGAGTCGGGCTGGGGAGAACGTATTACAATAAGCGATGGAGTAGCAGCTGGCTCACGCGACGGCATGCCTGTCATTACGCGCATGAATGACGGGAGATATATGACAATTTTCGAAGCAAGCGATGTTCCTGGTCATCCTTTTGTCATAAAATTCAAAATTTCTAACGATGGGTTCAATTGGGACGGGCCTAGAGAGCATCTGTATACGCCAATTGAAGGCGGTAAAAAAGCGGGAGCTCCTTTCGTCATAACCTTGAGCGACGGCGGATTAGTAGCAGCATTTCAAACTGATGAAAATAGCAGCAATACAGGAGATGCGTATACTTCGATGCATACAATGGTCGCTGATAGCAACGGTGAAAACTGGGCGCATAAATCCCACACTTTCCAAGTTCCTTCAACTAATTCAGCTAATTGGAACAGCTTAATGGTCGTTGATTCAACGCATATCGTAGCTGCTACAAGCTCCAATTATCCAGTAAATAGCATCTATATTCGTCATGGGTACACCGCTATGCCACCAGCAACTAATCTAGTTAATAACGGCAGCTTTGAAAGCGGAAACATTTTAGGCTGGAGAACTTATGGCAGGGACTTTCCGGAGCGCATTCATCTTGTTCAAAATGAGAATATCGAACGCTCAGCTACGGATAACGGCGATTACTATATTAGCTTGAGCGGCATTTCCGAGCCGCGTTCAGCTTATATCGGGCAAAGTATTTCTAAATTGGATGATGGAACGTACACACTCACTGCCCAAATGCGCAGCAGCGGCGGACAAAATACTTGTGTTATGGAAGTTAAAGATTACGGAGGCGATATTCGAAGCATAGCATGTCCAACAACAGACGATTGGACAACCGTAACACTGGACAACATTCCGGTCAGCAGCGGTACGGCAACGATTGGCTTTTTTGTAACTAACAGCTCCGCCGAGCAGTGGGTAGATATTGATCAAATCCAATTTTCAATCCCAACTGAACTGACGGAGGATGTCGTTGCCCCAGCATGGCCGAATGATAGTTCCGTATCATCTTCTAATGTCTCTCAAACAGGCCTGACTTTAAACTGGACATCGGCTGAAGATGATGTCGCTGTCACACAATATAAGGTAACCTGGCAAGATAGAAATAAAGAAGCGATCGTTTCAGGAGATACCCTTAGTCTGAATGTGACAGATTTGCAAGCGGCAACGAATTATACGTTTAAGATTGATGCGGCTGACGAAGCTGGAAACTGGAGTGAGGATGGTCCGAGCATAACGGTAAGAACGAGTGGCAGCAGTTATACTCCCCCTGCACAGCTAGAACAGCCACAACCACCTGTCGTTGAAGAAGAAGAGTCAGAGGCTCCTGAGGAGCAGCAAGAGCAGCCACCGATCGTGTTTAAGGATGTTCCTGCAGGTCACTGGGCAGAATCTGCAATTAAGCAAGCAGCTAGTTTGAACATTATCAAAGGTCATCCAGACAATTTCTTTAAGCCAAATTCGCCAGCTACTCGCGCAGAGTTTATGGTAATGTTGTCAAATGCTTTTAAGTGGGACAATGAAAAAGCACCGCTTGCCTTCAATGACAGCGACCAGATTGGAACTTGGGCGACAGATGCTATTGCTCAAGGAATCCAGCTTGGTATCATTTCTGGTTATCCAGATGCAAGCTTCCGTCCAAACCAAAAATTGACAAGGTCTGAGATGATTGTATTATTGGCTAGAGCATTAGAGTTAACAATTAATGATATCGAGCACACCAGCTTTGCGGATGACGCATCTATTCCAAGTTGGAGTAAGGGAGCGGTAGAAGCATTGCGTGAGCTAGGCATTATTAATGGTCGCGAGAATAACAACTTTGCATCAAATGAGACTGCAACCCGTGCAGAAGCGCTCGTCATTATTATGCGAGTGTTAAATAACAAATGA
- a CDS encoding substrate-binding domain-containing protein, whose translation MRVVRFKVIFFIAAFLGLISLYSCSNSNTSQPGDEVKILIGVSQPNLNEPWRVLMNEEIKRGADTYPNLRVIFTDGGNDSVQQKEDLYKLMGYGIDLLIVSLDDPILLTPTITEIYSKIPVIVLGRGVTGYDYTLYIGTDNRLIGSKAAEYAKQLLGPGENRIVEILGLHGSPMVEERSEGFREGLNDRDDIRITNSIYADWQRDKSEDELTKALQFNSNIDLIFAHNDAMALGASIALQKQGITDVKIIGVDGVVGEKGGLQLVDNGILTGTFTSSTGGGEAIRYAVDILSKEKGIPKKVILRSHQITRENVDNHVRKMMDPESKPVREITEARPIKIGFAQVGLEGGWRLAHTNSVINAAKEENIELLYENALQKQDKQIELIRKFITKKVDFIVFSPVVKTGWDEVLLEAKQAGIPVILSDREVKVSDDSLWTAYIGSDFVEEGRRSARWLVHEIDDSTVPVDIVELQGTKDSDPTVGRKQGFEEIIQNEQNYRIIQSLQGDFTQQNGKKLMLDALAEHGSNIDVVYAHNDDMALGAIEAIEQFGLQPGKDIKIISIDATRAALKALGTGKLNFVVECNPLLGPQLMKAVKDYMAGKELPMKIITSEGVFTQETAKRALATREY comes from the coding sequence ATGAGGGTAGTGCGATTTAAGGTTATATTTTTTATTGCTGCTTTCTTGGGGCTAATCAGCTTATACTCCTGCAGCAATTCAAATACGAGCCAACCCGGTGATGAAGTGAAAATTCTGATCGGCGTGTCGCAGCCAAACTTGAATGAGCCTTGGCGCGTATTAATGAATGAGGAGATTAAGAGAGGTGCTGACACCTATCCAAACTTGAGAGTCATCTTTACGGATGGGGGGAACGACAGCGTACAGCAGAAAGAGGATCTGTATAAACTAATGGGCTACGGAATCGACCTGCTTATCGTCTCATTGGATGATCCGATTCTTCTTACCCCTACCATTACAGAAATCTATAGTAAAATACCGGTCATTGTGCTGGGCCGGGGTGTTACGGGCTATGATTACACCTTATATATTGGAACTGACAATCGGCTCATTGGAAGCAAGGCAGCCGAATATGCGAAGCAGCTGCTAGGGCCGGGAGAAAATCGGATTGTTGAAATTCTCGGACTACACGGATCGCCGATGGTTGAGGAGCGCAGCGAAGGCTTTCGTGAAGGTCTTAACGATCGCGACGACATTCGGATAACCAATTCTATCTACGCAGACTGGCAGCGTGATAAATCAGAGGATGAATTAACGAAGGCACTCCAGTTCAATTCCAATATCGACCTTATTTTTGCACATAACGATGCAATGGCATTAGGCGCGTCCATCGCGCTTCAGAAGCAAGGAATTACCGATGTGAAGATTATAGGTGTGGACGGTGTCGTAGGGGAAAAAGGAGGGCTTCAGTTAGTCGACAATGGCATCTTAACCGGAACCTTTACCAGTTCTACCGGCGGCGGAGAAGCGATCCGCTACGCGGTTGATATTTTGAGCAAGGAGAAGGGGATTCCGAAGAAGGTTATTTTGAGAAGCCATCAGATAACGAGGGAGAATGTAGATAATCATGTAAGAAAGATGATGGACCCTGAATCGAAACCGGTAAGAGAAATAACTGAAGCAAGACCTATTAAAATCGGATTTGCTCAGGTTGGCTTAGAGGGTGGTTGGCGTCTTGCGCATACCAATTCCGTTATTAATGCCGCGAAAGAAGAGAACATTGAGCTGCTCTACGAGAACGCGCTCCAGAAGCAAGACAAACAGATCGAATTAATTCGTAAGTTCATCACGAAAAAAGTGGACTTTATCGTATTTTCTCCAGTTGTGAAAACAGGATGGGACGAGGTGCTGCTCGAGGCGAAGCAGGCAGGAATTCCAGTCATTTTATCCGATAGAGAGGTTAAAGTGAGCGATGACTCCCTCTGGACAGCGTATATCGGTTCGGATTTTGTGGAGGAAGGAAGGCGTTCGGCAAGGTGGCTCGTCCATGAGATCGATGACAGCACTGTACCTGTGGATATCGTAGAGCTTCAAGGCACGAAGGATTCGGACCCGACAGTGGGACGTAAGCAAGGGTTCGAAGAAATTATCCAGAATGAACAGAACTATAGAATCATACAATCCCTGCAAGGTGACTTCACACAGCAAAATGGGAAGAAGCTCATGCTTGATGCCTTGGCCGAGCACGGCAGCAACATCGATGTGGTGTACGCGCACAATGACGATATGGCCCTCGGAGCCATTGAAGCCATCGAACAATTCGGACTGCAGCCGGGGAAAGACATCAAGATCATCTCGATCGACGCGACTAGAGCCGCGTTAAAGGCGCTGGGCACTGGCAAATTAAATTTTGTAGTGGAATGCAATCCGCTTCTCGGACCTCAGCTGATGAAGGCCGTGAAGGATTACATGGCAGGAAAAGAGCTGCCTATGAAAATCATTACTTCAGAGGGTGTTTTCACCCAAGAGACAGCTAAGCGTGCGCTTGCTACAAGGGAATATTAA
- a CDS encoding response regulator, giving the protein MWKLLIADDEPRIRRGLMKVLPWEELGIQIVGEAEDGIEALELARATRPDLVFVDINMPFMDGLAFVEELQIEFKCLVIVITGYDEFKFAQKAVKLNVFDYILKPVDRVQLKEVIDNALLELTNKKLKDEYRIFTNKQLVTNSILIRDNFLRRWVGDLVEPAEVNKNLSYLQLPINESTRIGVFKVVQSTNVGTVKKEWTKDLLDFASKNIVEDILSNKVPHIVFHDEKGHIVIFSPLQNESEWIDLCMAIQNKFEEILARMVIYTDRMAGENYLRADRIYNELVKDINMKGSLSPVVLLAKKTVEQAYAMPNLSLQEVADQVRVSPNYLSKLLKKEIGSSFIDYLTEVRIKQAVLFMNDPSYKVYEIAEKVGYNSQHYFSKAFKKITGVSPMSYRKGSRS; this is encoded by the coding sequence ATGTGGAAACTGCTAATAGCTGATGATGAGCCTAGAATTCGCCGCGGATTAATGAAAGTGCTTCCATGGGAGGAACTAGGCATTCAAATTGTCGGGGAGGCGGAGGACGGGATCGAAGCGCTGGAACTTGCAAGGGCGACAAGACCCGACCTCGTATTTGTTGATATCAATATGCCTTTTATGGATGGATTAGCTTTCGTAGAGGAGTTGCAGATAGAATTTAAATGCCTGGTCATCGTCATTACCGGGTATGATGAATTTAAGTTTGCTCAGAAGGCAGTGAAGCTTAATGTGTTTGATTACATCTTGAAACCAGTAGATCGTGTACAGTTAAAAGAAGTGATCGACAATGCGCTGCTAGAGCTGACGAATAAAAAACTGAAAGACGAATACCGCATCTTCACGAATAAGCAGCTGGTGACTAATTCTATTCTGATTCGTGATAATTTTTTGCGGCGGTGGGTAGGGGACCTAGTAGAGCCTGCTGAAGTAAATAAGAATTTAAGCTACTTGCAGCTCCCGATTAATGAATCAACTCGTATTGGCGTATTTAAAGTTGTGCAGAGCACAAATGTGGGTACGGTGAAGAAAGAGTGGACCAAGGATTTGTTGGATTTTGCTTCTAAGAATATCGTTGAGGATATCCTTAGTAATAAAGTCCCGCACATCGTATTTCATGATGAGAAAGGTCATATCGTAATTTTCTCTCCGCTCCAAAACGAGAGTGAGTGGATCGATTTGTGTATGGCCATCCAAAACAAATTTGAAGAAATTTTAGCAAGAATGGTTATCTATACAGATAGAATGGCAGGAGAAAACTATCTTCGCGCTGATCGAATCTATAATGAGCTTGTGAAAGACATTAATATGAAGGGCAGTTTGTCGCCAGTCGTTTTGCTAGCAAAGAAGACTGTAGAGCAGGCTTACGCGATGCCCAATCTTTCTCTACAAGAGGTTGCTGATCAAGTTCGCGTAAGTCCTAACTATTTGAGCAAGCTTCTAAAGAAAGAGATAGGGTCGTCCTTCATTGATTATTTGACTGAGGTGCGTATCAAGCAAGCGGTGTTGTTCATGAATGACCCAAGCTATAAGGTATATGAGATCGCTGAGAAGGTGGGTTATAACAGCCAGCATTATTTCAGCAAAGCTTTCAAGAAAATAACGGGGGTTTCTCCAATGTCTTATCGGAAAGGAAGCCGGTCATGA
- a CDS encoding sensor histidine kinase translates to MEFIQRFQNRSIRFKLLIYFVIIILISIVTLSTVGTAVYKRSIEDTTNEHTIQMMGQVKNNLSHYFEEMENILAYLANDDKVMTFFAEASEEMADDLEASKLWAEVEKVIEMYENRHPEIAGILMVNKGDQYVSNKLDRMIRDPLASESWYKQAVNNPDEVLLISKPIGRNIKAEYNYSADQVLSFVKAFKVPNTNQVLGVILLDMELSIIQTTIEQVSLGKSGFVYITDENGGIVYSPVNPIVYRINSEWLESGYTNFEKMINNRSFQIMQDQFEHINWKIVGVFPFDESKSFVIKWQFYTVIIVLFTLFLAILVSWFFTNSIINPVRKLRRIMHRVEEGELHLRFEGRSKDEIGQLGDSFNKMVQEIEQLLHMVYSEQKGKREAELKVLQEQIKPHFLYNTLDTIQWMAQDREADDIVEIVIALTNLFRIGLSRGNEVISLENEFKHVESYLIIQMMRYEGKLSYQINDISSQLKNSQVLKLILQPLVENAIYHGIKMKKGKGHIQIETEIRDFKLVLSVIDNGIGVKPEQLEIIEQGLKNVGDPEHKDGFGLFNVNERIRLTYGVSYGIQVHSVYEEGTRVDVFLPL, encoded by the coding sequence TTGGAATTCATACAACGGTTTCAAAATCGAAGCATCAGGTTCAAGCTTCTCATTTATTTTGTCATTATCATCTTAATATCGATTGTCACATTGAGCACAGTAGGGACTGCTGTTTATAAACGATCCATAGAAGATACAACGAATGAGCATACGATCCAGATGATGGGCCAAGTTAAAAATAATCTCTCGCATTATTTCGAGGAAATGGAAAACATACTCGCATATCTAGCAAATGACGATAAGGTCATGACCTTCTTTGCAGAAGCTTCTGAAGAGATGGCTGACGATTTAGAAGCTTCAAAGCTTTGGGCAGAGGTAGAGAAAGTGATCGAAATGTATGAGAACAGACATCCCGAAATTGCCGGTATCTTAATGGTTAATAAGGGTGACCAATATGTTAGCAATAAGCTGGACCGAATGATTCGTGATCCATTAGCCTCTGAATCCTGGTACAAGCAGGCCGTTAACAACCCGGATGAGGTTTTGCTCATAAGCAAGCCAATAGGAAGAAATATAAAAGCTGAATACAATTACAGCGCTGATCAAGTGCTCTCGTTCGTTAAGGCATTCAAGGTTCCTAATACAAACCAGGTATTGGGTGTTATCCTGCTCGATATGGAGCTAAGCATTATACAAACTACGATTGAACAAGTGTCACTGGGAAAAAGTGGGTTCGTCTATATTACCGATGAAAATGGCGGCATTGTATATTCGCCGGTTAATCCTATCGTTTATCGAATTAATAGTGAATGGTTAGAAAGCGGTTACACGAATTTTGAGAAAATGATAAACAATCGATCCTTTCAAATCATGCAGGATCAATTCGAACATATTAATTGGAAAATTGTCGGTGTGTTTCCATTCGATGAATCAAAATCCTTTGTGATCAAATGGCAATTTTACACCGTTATTATCGTACTCTTCACTCTATTTCTTGCCATCCTCGTATCTTGGTTCTTCACGAATTCTATTATTAATCCTGTTCGCAAGCTGCGCAGAATTATGCATAGAGTAGAGGAGGGAGAATTGCATCTTCGATTCGAAGGCCGCTCGAAGGATGAGATCGGTCAATTAGGCGACAGCTTCAACAAAATGGTTCAAGAGATTGAACAGCTGCTCCATATGGTCTACTCCGAACAAAAAGGGAAACGGGAAGCTGAGTTGAAGGTGCTTCAAGAACAGATTAAGCCGCATTTTCTATATAACACGCTAGACACGATCCAATGGATGGCGCAAGATCGTGAAGCTGACGATATAGTTGAGATTGTAATCGCGCTTACGAATTTATTCCGGATAGGGCTAAGCAGAGGTAATGAAGTAATTTCTCTTGAAAATGAATTTAAGCATGTGGAGAGCTATTTGATTATTCAAATGATGCGCTATGAAGGCAAGCTTAGCTATCAAATTAATGATATCTCCAGCCAATTGAAGAACAGCCAAGTATTGAAACTGATCCTTCAGCCATTGGTAGAGAACGCAATCTATCACGGTATTAAGATGAAGAAAGGGAAGGGTCATATTCAAATCGAGACAGAGATAAGGGACTTTAAGCTCGTGTTGTCCGTTATCGATAATGGGATAGGCGTGAAGCCGGAGCAGCTTGAAATCATTGAGCAGGGGCTGAAAAATGTCGGAGATCCTGAGCATAAGGACGGCTTTGGCTTGTTCAATGTAAATGAACGGATTCGCTTAACCTATGGGGTGTCCTATGGGATCCAAGTTCATAGCGTATATGAGGAAGGCACCCGAGTGGATGTTTTCTTACCGCTATAG
- a CDS encoding ABC transporter substrate-binding protein: protein MFNFKKSSFVLTTVLAVGLLLSACGGNAANNNTGKAPANTGTENTAPANEPASDKKIVLGFSQIGAESGWRDAETQSIKDTFGNDAQFELKFSDAQQKQENQIKAIRTFISQKVDAIGLAPVVETGWETVLEEAKAANIPVFLLDRTVKVSDESLYTSFIGSDFILEGQNAAKTMMELLGADKQVNIVELQGTVGASAANDRQQGFQEIVDTNPNYKIIKSQSGDFTRAKGKEVMEAFLKSDGKNIQAVYAHNDDMALGAIQAIEEYGLKPGTDIFIVSVDGIKPAFEAIRDGKLNVTVECNPALGPQLRQAILDYKEGKTLEKWIKSDEDVFFGQKAIDALPNRTY, encoded by the coding sequence ATGTTTAATTTCAAAAAAAGTTCTTTTGTATTGACAACCGTTTTAGCAGTAGGTCTCTTGCTTTCAGCATGCGGCGGCAATGCAGCTAACAACAATACAGGAAAGGCACCAGCTAATACTGGTACGGAGAACACAGCTCCTGCAAATGAGCCTGCATCAGACAAGAAAATTGTACTCGGCTTCTCGCAAATCGGTGCTGAGAGCGGCTGGCGTGATGCTGAAACACAATCGATTAAAGATACTTTCGGCAACGATGCGCAATTCGAACTGAAATTCTCTGACGCTCAACAAAAACAAGAAAACCAAATTAAAGCAATCCGTACATTCATCTCCCAAAAAGTAGATGCAATCGGACTTGCTCCAGTCGTAGAAACTGGTTGGGAAACCGTATTGGAAGAAGCAAAAGCAGCTAACATCCCAGTTTTCTTGCTTGATCGTACTGTAAAAGTAAGCGATGAGTCCCTTTACACTTCATTCATTGGTTCTGACTTCATTCTTGAAGGTCAAAACGCTGCAAAAACAATGATGGAACTTCTTGGTGCTGACAAGCAAGTAAACATCGTTGAGCTTCAAGGTACAGTTGGCGCGAGTGCTGCTAACGACCGTCAACAAGGTTTCCAAGAAATCGTTGACACAAACCCTAACTACAAAATCATCAAATCGCAATCCGGTGACTTCACACGTGCAAAAGGTAAAGAAGTTATGGAAGCATTCTTGAAATCCGACGGCAAAAACATTCAAGCGGTTTACGCTCACAATGACGATATGGCTCTTGGCGCAATCCAAGCTATCGAAGAGTATGGCTTGAAACCAGGTACCGACATCTTCATCGTATCGGTAGACGGAATCAAACCTGCTTTTGAAGCAATCCGCGACGGCAAATTGAATGTAACGGTTGAATGTAACCCAGCGCTTGGACCACAATTGAGACAAGCTATCCTTGATTACAAAGAAGGAAAAACTTTGGAAAAATGGATTAAATCAGATGAGGATGTATTCTTCGGTCAAAAAGCAATCGACGCATTGCCAAACCGTACGTATTAA
- the yjfF gene encoding galactofuranose ABC transporter, permease protein YjfF, with product MKLNFRINQNNIIILSTLLLIILLYGAGSVLYTGFFSWQVFFNLFIDNAYLIIVATGLAFVIITGGIDLSVASVVAFVSVMSAALLQQGMNPYVVMALCLIMGILFGAGQGYLIQRFDLHPWIVTLAGMFLARGASYFITTQSIAIENSTYTAISKFKINLVGSNFISVSVIIALAVVVLAVYVAKYTEFGRAVFAIGGSERSSVLMGLPVPRITILVYTISGFCSALGGIVFTFYMLSGYNLHLMGMEMDAIAACVIGGILLTGGFGYLVGPLLGVICSGIIQTIVMYQGTLSSWWTKIVVGFLLFLFILLQRVIVIRRQKRRVISHAPELPANTGGRDQHTPASV from the coding sequence ATGAAGCTGAACTTCCGAATTAACCAGAACAACATTATCATTCTTTCGACGCTGCTTCTTATCATTTTGTTATACGGAGCCGGTTCTGTACTTTATACAGGCTTCTTCTCTTGGCAAGTATTTTTCAATCTATTTATCGACAATGCTTATCTCATTATCGTAGCTACCGGTCTTGCATTCGTTATTATTACAGGCGGAATTGATTTGTCGGTTGCCTCCGTCGTGGCCTTTGTCAGTGTCATGTCGGCTGCACTGCTTCAGCAGGGCATGAACCCCTATGTTGTAATGGCTCTTTGCTTAATCATGGGTATCCTGTTTGGCGCAGGACAAGGCTATTTGATTCAACGCTTTGATCTGCATCCGTGGATTGTAACGTTGGCCGGGATGTTCCTGGCACGGGGCGCAAGTTATTTCATTACGACACAAAGTATCGCAATCGAAAACTCGACGTACACGGCTATCTCGAAGTTTAAAATTAATCTAGTAGGATCAAATTTTATTTCGGTTAGTGTTATCATCGCATTGGCCGTCGTCGTCCTCGCCGTCTATGTTGCCAAATATACGGAGTTCGGTCGAGCGGTATTCGCAATTGGCGGCAGTGAACGTTCGTCTGTACTCATGGGTCTTCCTGTACCGCGTATTACGATATTGGTATACACGATTAGCGGATTTTGTTCAGCGCTTGGCGGTATCGTCTTTACGTTCTACATGCTGTCCGGCTACAATCTTCATTTGATGGGGATGGAGATGGACGCAATTGCTGCTTGTGTAATCGGCGGTATTCTACTAACAGGCGGCTTCGGCTACCTGGTTGGACCTCTACTGGGCGTTATTTGTTCGGGTATTATTCAAACCATCGTCATGTATCAAGGAACGCTCAGCTCATGGTGGACAAAAATTGTGGTTGGATTCCTGTTGTTCCTGTTCATTCTCTTGCAGAGAGTTATCGTTATCCGCAGACAAAAACGCCGTGTTATCAGTCATGCTCCAGAGCTGCCGGCTAATACTGGCGGAAGGGATCAGCACACTCCTGCATCCGTTTAA